In Felis catus isolate Fca126 chromosome A2, F.catus_Fca126_mat1.0, whole genome shotgun sequence, the following proteins share a genomic window:
- the ITIH4 gene encoding inter-alpha-trypsin inhibitor heavy chain H4 isoform X4, producing the protein MLLIHSPLPLEFRSNLPGTGAKMKTSAPGRACGIATVLLSLLAVLHTSTPQKNDIDIYSLTVDSRVSSRFAHTVVTSRVVNKADVVQEATFQVELPKRAFITNFSMIIDGVTYPGNIKEKAAAQEQYSTAVARGESAGLIKATGRKMEQFQVSVNVAPSAKVTFELVYEELLKRRLEVYELLLKVQPQQLVKHLQMDIHIFEPQGISFLETESTFMTNELADALTISRNKTKAHIRFKPTLSQQKSPGQEDTVLNGNFIIRYDVNRTLSGGSIQIENGYFVHYFAPEGLPTIPKNVIFVIDKSGSMLGRKIQQTREALIKILDDLSPRDQFNLISFSGDATQWKPLLVPASAEDVNQARRYVAGIQAQGGTNINDAMLMAVQLLSNANRQELLPAGSVSLIILLTDGDPTVGETNPARIQKNVQEAIAGQYSLFCLGFGFDVSYAFLEKMALDNGGLARRIYEDSDSALQLQDFYQEVANPLLTAVTFEYPSNAVEEVSQDNFRLLFKGSEIVVAGKLQDQSPDVLSAKVRGHLHMQNITFQTEIRVAEKEEEFQSPKYIFHSFMERLWAYLTIQQLLEKMILASDAEKQALETRALNLSLQYSFVTPLTSMVVTKPEGEERSEVAEKPVETENERRHFHLDCVCVNFSKAGPSGKAPGNPGRLGPQGPVHSPSHHLTYHGVRDLLLPDMLLAPSTPDEVDLRIKARVPAIPSDTMTHRHQERKPSGSSADTSQPAKTDSPPAPIQAPPVILTLPGQSVNPLCVDIKHSQGPMNLLSDPDQGVEVTGQYETEKAQFSWIEVTFKNPQLQVRASPEHVVVTRNRRNSAYKWKETLFSVTPGLNMTMDKAGLLLLSSPDKVTIGLLPWDGPGEGLRLLLRDTDRFSSHVGGTLGQFYQGVLWGPPAAADDSRRTLSVQGRDYSATRLLKLDYQEGSPGTEISCWSVEL; encoded by the exons ATGTTATTAATTCATTCCCCACTTCCTCTCGAGTTCAGAAGCAACCTGCCAGGCACGGGAGCCAAAATGAAGACTTCAGCCCCTGGCCGCGCCTGTGGCATCGCGACggtcctgctctctctgctggctGTCCTTCacacctccaccccccaaaaG AATGACATTGACATCTACAGCCTCACCGTGGACTCCAGGGTCTCATCCAGATTTGCCCACACAGTCGTCACCAGCAGGGTGGTCAACAAGGCCGATGTTGTACAGGAGGCCACCTTCCAGGTGGAGCTGCCCAAGAGAGCCTTCATCACCAACTTCTCCAT GATCATCGACGGTGTGACTTACCCCGGGAACATCAAGGAGAAGGCTGCAGCCCAGGAGCAGTACAGCACGGCCGTGGCCAGGGGAGAGAGTGCTGGCCTCATCAA GGCCACCGGAAGAAAGATGGAGCAGTTCCAGGTGTCAGTCAATGTGGCTCCCTCTGCCAAGGTCACCTTCGAGCTAGTGTATGAGGAGCTGCTCAAACGGCGTCTGGAAGTGTATGAGCTGCTGCTGAAAGTCCAGCCTCAGCAGCTGGTCAAGCATCTGCAG ATGGACATTCACATCTTTGAGCCTCAGGGCATCAGCTTTCTGGAGACAGAGAGCACCTTCATGACCAACGAACTGGCAGATGCCCTCACCATCTCACGGAACAAGACCAAG GCTCACATCCGATTCAAGCCCACACTCTCCCAGCAAAAGTCACCAGGGCAGGAGGACACAGTCCTGAATGGCAACTTCATCATCCGCTACGATGTGAACCGGACCCTCTCCGGGGGCTCCATTCAG ATTGAAAATGGCTACTTTGTACACTACTTTGCCCCCGAGGGCCTACCCACAATACCCAAGAATGTGATCTTTGTCATTGACAAGAGCGGCTCCATGTTGGGCAGGAAGATCCAACAG ACCCGGGAAGCCTTAATCAAGATCCTGGATGACCTCAGCCCCAGAGACCAGTTCAACCTTATCAGCTTCAGCGGGGATGCAACCCAGTGGAAGCCATTGCTGGTGCCAGCCTCAGCCGAGGACGTGAACCAGGCCAGGAGATATGTGGCCGGCATCCAGGCCCAAGGCG GGACCAACATCAACGACGCAATGCTGATGGCCGTGCAGCTGCTGAGTAACGCCAACCGGCAGGAGCTGCTGCCCGCGGGCAGTGTCTCCCTCATCATCCTGCTCACCGATGGTGACCCCACTGTGG GAGAGACCAACCCTGCGAGGATCCAGAAGAACGTGCAGGAAGCCATAGCTGGCCAGTACAGCCTCTTCTGCCTGGGCTTTGGCTTCGATGTCAGCTATGCCTTCCTGGAGAAGATGGCACTGGACAACGGCGGCCTGGCTCGGCGCATCTATGAGGACTCGGACTCTGCCCTGCAGCTCCAG GATTTCTACCAGGAAGTGGCCAACCCACTGCTGACAGCAGTGACCTTTGAGTACCCAAGCAACGCTGTGGAGGAGGTTTCGCAGGACAACTTCCGGCTGCTCTTCAAAGGCTCCGAGATCGTGGTCGCTGGGAAGCTCCAGGACCAGAGCCCTGATGTGCtctcagccaaagtcagagggCATCTG CACATGCAGAACATCACCTTCCAAACGGAAATTAGAGTGGcggagaaggaggaagagttcCAGAGCCCCAAGTACATCTTCCACAGCTTCATGGAGAGACTCTGGGCATACCTGACCATCCAGCAACTGCTAGAGAAAAT GATTTTGGCATCTGATGCTGAGAAGCAGGCCCTTGAGACCCGAGCTCTGAACTTGTCGCTGCAGTACAGCTTTGTCACACCCCTCACGTCCATGGTGGTCACCAAACCCGAAGGCGAAGAACGATCTGAAGTTGCAGAGAAGCCCGTGGAAACCG AAAACGAACGCAGGCACTTCCACTTAG actgtgtgtgtgtcaACTTTTCCAAAGCTGGACCTTCTGGGAAGGCGCCTGGTAACCCAGGGAGACTCGGACCACAAGGACCTGTTCATTCTCCATCTCATCATCTAACCTACCATGGGGTTAGGGACTTGCTGCTACCGGACATGTTGTTAG CCCCCTCCACTCCTGATGAAGTGGATTTGAGAATCAAGGCCAGAGTTCCTGCAATACCTTCTGACACTATGACACATAGACACCAGGAGAGGAAACCCTCGGGGAGCTCTGCAGACACATCAC aaccAGCCAAGACAGACTCACCCCCAG CCCCCATCCAGGCACCTCCTGTCATCCTGACACTGCCCGGACAGAGTGTGAATCCTCTCTGTGTGGACATCAAGCACTCTCAGGGGCCAATGAACCTGCTCTCAGACCCTGACCAAG GGGTTGAGGTGACTGGCCAGTATGAGACAGAAAAGGCCCAGTTCTCGTGGATCGAGGTGACCTTCAAGAACCCGCAGCTGCAGGTCCGCGCCTCCCCTGAGCACGTGGTAGTGACTCGAAATCGAAGAAACTCTGCCTATAAGTGGAAAGAGACGCTGTTCTCGGTGACACCTGG CCTCAACATGACCATGGACAAGGCGGGGCTCCTGCTGCTCAGCAGCCCAGACAAAGTGACCATCGGCCTGCTCCCCTGGGACGGTCCTGGGGAGGGACTCCGGCTCCTTCTGCGGGACACCGACCGCTTCTCTAGCCACGTTGGCGGGACCCTTG GCCAGTTCTACCAGGGCGTGCTCTGGGGGCCCCCAGCAGCGGCAGATGACAGCAGGCGAACACTGAGCGTTCAGGGCCGTGACTACTCTGCCACCAG ATTGCTCAAGCTGGATTACCAAGAGGGTTCCCCAGGAACAGAGATTTCCTGCTGGTCCGTGGAGCTGTAG
- the ITIH4 gene encoding inter-alpha-trypsin inhibitor heavy chain H4 isoform X1 has product MLLIHSPLPLEFRSNLPGTGAKMKTSAPGRACGIATVLLSLLAVLHTSTPQKNDIDIYSLTVDSRVSSRFAHTVVTSRVVNKADVVQEATFQVELPKRAFITNFSMIIDGVTYPGNIKEKAAAQEQYSTAVARGESAGLIKATGRKMEQFQVSVNVAPSAKVTFELVYEELLKRRLEVYELLLKVQPQQLVKHLQMDIHIFEPQGISFLETESTFMTNELADALTISRNKTKAHIRFKPTLSQQKSPGQEDTVLNGNFIIRYDVNRTLSGGSIQIENGYFVHYFAPEGLPTIPKNVIFVIDKSGSMLGRKIQQTREALIKILDDLSPRDQFNLISFSGDATQWKPLLVPASAEDVNQARRYVAGIQAQGGTNINDAMLMAVQLLSNANRQELLPAGSVSLIILLTDGDPTVGETNPARIQKNVQEAIAGQYSLFCLGFGFDVSYAFLEKMALDNGGLARRIYEDSDSALQLQDFYQEVANPLLTAVTFEYPSNAVEEVSQDNFRLLFKGSEIVVAGKLQDQSPDVLSAKVRGHLHMQNITFQTEIRVAEKEEEFQSPKYIFHSFMERLWAYLTIQQLLEKMILASDAEKQALETRALNLSLQYSFVTPLTSMVVTKPEGEERSEVAEKPVETENERRHFHLGLPLSRFHTMGDRRSRLTGSSYADSFLTERSGYRGRTGPSGKAPGNPGRLGPQGPVHSPSHHLTYHGVRDLLLPDMLLAPSTPDEVDLRIKARVPAIPSDTMTHRHQERKPSGSSADTSQPAKTDSPPAPIQAPPVILTLPGQSVNPLCVDIKHSQGPMNLLSDPDQGVEVTGQYETEKAQFSWIEVTFKNPQLQVRASPEHVVVTRNRRNSAYKWKETLFSVTPGLNMTMDKAGLLLLSSPDKVTIGLLPWDGPGEGLRLLLRDTDRFSSHVGGTLGQFYQGVLWGPPAAADDSRRTLSVQGRDYSATRLLKLDYQEGSPGTEISCWSVEL; this is encoded by the exons ATGTTATTAATTCATTCCCCACTTCCTCTCGAGTTCAGAAGCAACCTGCCAGGCACGGGAGCCAAAATGAAGACTTCAGCCCCTGGCCGCGCCTGTGGCATCGCGACggtcctgctctctctgctggctGTCCTTCacacctccaccccccaaaaG AATGACATTGACATCTACAGCCTCACCGTGGACTCCAGGGTCTCATCCAGATTTGCCCACACAGTCGTCACCAGCAGGGTGGTCAACAAGGCCGATGTTGTACAGGAGGCCACCTTCCAGGTGGAGCTGCCCAAGAGAGCCTTCATCACCAACTTCTCCAT GATCATCGACGGTGTGACTTACCCCGGGAACATCAAGGAGAAGGCTGCAGCCCAGGAGCAGTACAGCACGGCCGTGGCCAGGGGAGAGAGTGCTGGCCTCATCAA GGCCACCGGAAGAAAGATGGAGCAGTTCCAGGTGTCAGTCAATGTGGCTCCCTCTGCCAAGGTCACCTTCGAGCTAGTGTATGAGGAGCTGCTCAAACGGCGTCTGGAAGTGTATGAGCTGCTGCTGAAAGTCCAGCCTCAGCAGCTGGTCAAGCATCTGCAG ATGGACATTCACATCTTTGAGCCTCAGGGCATCAGCTTTCTGGAGACAGAGAGCACCTTCATGACCAACGAACTGGCAGATGCCCTCACCATCTCACGGAACAAGACCAAG GCTCACATCCGATTCAAGCCCACACTCTCCCAGCAAAAGTCACCAGGGCAGGAGGACACAGTCCTGAATGGCAACTTCATCATCCGCTACGATGTGAACCGGACCCTCTCCGGGGGCTCCATTCAG ATTGAAAATGGCTACTTTGTACACTACTTTGCCCCCGAGGGCCTACCCACAATACCCAAGAATGTGATCTTTGTCATTGACAAGAGCGGCTCCATGTTGGGCAGGAAGATCCAACAG ACCCGGGAAGCCTTAATCAAGATCCTGGATGACCTCAGCCCCAGAGACCAGTTCAACCTTATCAGCTTCAGCGGGGATGCAACCCAGTGGAAGCCATTGCTGGTGCCAGCCTCAGCCGAGGACGTGAACCAGGCCAGGAGATATGTGGCCGGCATCCAGGCCCAAGGCG GGACCAACATCAACGACGCAATGCTGATGGCCGTGCAGCTGCTGAGTAACGCCAACCGGCAGGAGCTGCTGCCCGCGGGCAGTGTCTCCCTCATCATCCTGCTCACCGATGGTGACCCCACTGTGG GAGAGACCAACCCTGCGAGGATCCAGAAGAACGTGCAGGAAGCCATAGCTGGCCAGTACAGCCTCTTCTGCCTGGGCTTTGGCTTCGATGTCAGCTATGCCTTCCTGGAGAAGATGGCACTGGACAACGGCGGCCTGGCTCGGCGCATCTATGAGGACTCGGACTCTGCCCTGCAGCTCCAG GATTTCTACCAGGAAGTGGCCAACCCACTGCTGACAGCAGTGACCTTTGAGTACCCAAGCAACGCTGTGGAGGAGGTTTCGCAGGACAACTTCCGGCTGCTCTTCAAAGGCTCCGAGATCGTGGTCGCTGGGAAGCTCCAGGACCAGAGCCCTGATGTGCtctcagccaaagtcagagggCATCTG CACATGCAGAACATCACCTTCCAAACGGAAATTAGAGTGGcggagaaggaggaagagttcCAGAGCCCCAAGTACATCTTCCACAGCTTCATGGAGAGACTCTGGGCATACCTGACCATCCAGCAACTGCTAGAGAAAAT GATTTTGGCATCTGATGCTGAGAAGCAGGCCCTTGAGACCCGAGCTCTGAACTTGTCGCTGCAGTACAGCTTTGTCACACCCCTCACGTCCATGGTGGTCACCAAACCCGAAGGCGAAGAACGATCTGAAGTTGCAGAGAAGCCCGTGGAAACCG AAAACGAACGCAGGCACTTCCACTTAG GTCTTCCTCTCTCCAGATTTCATACCATGGGAGACAGAAGGTCCAGATTAACAG GGAGCAGCTATGCAGACTCCTTCCTTACCGAAAGAAGCGGCTATAGAGGACGAA CTGGACCTTCTGGGAAGGCGCCTGGTAACCCAGGGAGACTCGGACCACAAGGACCTGTTCATTCTCCATCTCATCATCTAACCTACCATGGGGTTAGGGACTTGCTGCTACCGGACATGTTGTTAG CCCCCTCCACTCCTGATGAAGTGGATTTGAGAATCAAGGCCAGAGTTCCTGCAATACCTTCTGACACTATGACACATAGACACCAGGAGAGGAAACCCTCGGGGAGCTCTGCAGACACATCAC aaccAGCCAAGACAGACTCACCCCCAG CCCCCATCCAGGCACCTCCTGTCATCCTGACACTGCCCGGACAGAGTGTGAATCCTCTCTGTGTGGACATCAAGCACTCTCAGGGGCCAATGAACCTGCTCTCAGACCCTGACCAAG GGGTTGAGGTGACTGGCCAGTATGAGACAGAAAAGGCCCAGTTCTCGTGGATCGAGGTGACCTTCAAGAACCCGCAGCTGCAGGTCCGCGCCTCCCCTGAGCACGTGGTAGTGACTCGAAATCGAAGAAACTCTGCCTATAAGTGGAAAGAGACGCTGTTCTCGGTGACACCTGG CCTCAACATGACCATGGACAAGGCGGGGCTCCTGCTGCTCAGCAGCCCAGACAAAGTGACCATCGGCCTGCTCCCCTGGGACGGTCCTGGGGAGGGACTCCGGCTCCTTCTGCGGGACACCGACCGCTTCTCTAGCCACGTTGGCGGGACCCTTG GCCAGTTCTACCAGGGCGTGCTCTGGGGGCCCCCAGCAGCGGCAGATGACAGCAGGCGAACACTGAGCGTTCAGGGCCGTGACTACTCTGCCACCAG ATTGCTCAAGCTGGATTACCAAGAGGGTTCCCCAGGAACAGAGATTTCCTGCTGGTCCGTGGAGCTGTAG